A DNA window from Fibrobacter succinogenes contains the following coding sequences:
- a CDS encoding SPOR domain-containing protein translates to MKLQSVSLLGAITLSCALLSACGSKEEQPAPQAQAKPVAEAPVPAPKPAPAPEPVQEEPALVPIQSLSEADDKPSLVESRNFASSGASVEQESSGPFVIQVSIQPSRRAANSVVSKLSDQGIKAYVAEVENPGELEGTFYRVRVGYFSSIANAQQFGKEVLAPQGYAGWVDNRKNDRIGQPSASEDM, encoded by the coding sequence ATGAAACTGCAATCGGTATCTTTACTCGGGGCAATTACCCTTTCCTGCGCCTTGCTTTCCGCCTGCGGTAGCAAGGAAGAACAACCTGCGCCTCAGGCACAGGCCAAACCCGTTGCCGAAGCCCCTGTTCCAGCCCCAAAACCGGCTCCAGCACCGGAACCAGTACAAGAAGAACCGGCATTGGTCCCCATTCAATCCCTTTCAGAAGCTGACGACAAGCCCTCTCTCGTCGAGAGCCGTAACTTTGCTTCTTCCGGTGCAAGTGTCGAACAGGAATCTTCGGGTCCGTTCGTAATCCAGGTGAGCATCCAGCCTTCTAGAAGAGCCGCAAACAGCGTTGTAAGCAAGCTCTCCGACCAGGGCATCAAGGCATACGTTGCCGAAGTCGAAAATCCGGGTGAACTCGAAGGCACATTCTACCGCGTACGCGTTGGATACTTCTCCTCTATCGCAAACGCACAGCAATTCGGCAAGGAAGTTCTCGCACCGCAGGGATACGCCGGTTGGGTGGACAACCGCAAGAACGACCGCATTGGCCAGCCCAGCGCTAGCGAAGACATGTAG
- a CDS encoding S8 family serine peptidase — protein MNTNILLAFSLAAVASVQAGTEENYLDRLSPKAREFVEKYNAEKSAKKANGNIQTKKVVLKNDVLGRKLKKGQVKDSTVYLVKDEAEPKMEVIVNDLTVEDSDIEPLGPVHYSYNDETKKEAFWLNGKQIDKASFLKKTEDWENRRIKKIKPLKKPYKALLTPSEMVAKLQSSEDLYIEDEKPVAEPNYYSGSLSTRGYGTYTVYYATRDEALQTSQLKRAHNDGYKGNDIGIYFMELGCANSSQIPYRSRYTSKNCGGKTDLHATGVTDVLQLFAPSATVYGYDSDHISSTGGPDNPMSSSFSPKIYIGTVSLGYAYDNKYTNKYESVDAAFDNYIYNTGVTAFINAGNLQNDADRQPKATIHSPGKAANAITVGAADPYLQYSPTGSLGYNYLQYSCHINPETGAPKPEIMNLAGFYDAVFPSEYGHTFNGTSSSTPFSAAMAAVLMSKSSFIKGHPEVVKPIFLTSTAGHVFNNRDTDGGAAPGIPSFDLMAYSKSYSGYWPKGNDQTLFKDGNGNSKNLEVTLNNLVAGEKYKLAVAYLTKGSTVKKLKKLPLNWNVSVYQNGKSISSYTANNNNQQYIMQTFTVPKSGSVTIRIKRNSNAAPDDKIAIGYHMVKVP, from the coding sequence ATGAATACCAATATTCTATTGGCATTTTCGCTTGCTGCTGTTGCGTCAGTTCAGGCGGGAACCGAAGAAAACTATCTAGACCGATTGTCACCCAAGGCAAGAGAATTTGTCGAAAAGTACAATGCGGAAAAGTCAGCCAAAAAGGCAAATGGCAACATACAAACAAAAAAAGTCGTCCTCAAGAACGACGTTCTTGGCAGAAAACTAAAGAAAGGTCAAGTCAAGGATTCCACAGTTTACCTCGTCAAGGATGAAGCTGAACCGAAAATGGAAGTCATCGTGAACGACTTGACCGTGGAAGATTCAGACATAGAGCCACTGGGCCCTGTCCACTATTCCTACAACGACGAAACCAAGAAAGAAGCCTTTTGGTTGAACGGAAAGCAAATTGACAAAGCATCTTTCTTGAAAAAAACAGAAGACTGGGAAAATCGCCGCATCAAGAAGATAAAGCCGCTCAAGAAGCCGTACAAGGCTCTTTTGACGCCTTCCGAAATGGTAGCAAAGCTGCAATCTTCGGAAGACCTCTATATTGAAGACGAAAAGCCTGTAGCAGAGCCTAACTATTATTCGGGATCATTAAGCACCCGCGGTTACGGCACCTACACAGTCTATTATGCAACACGTGACGAAGCGCTCCAAACATCACAGCTCAAAAGAGCTCATAACGATGGATACAAAGGAAACGACATCGGCATTTATTTTATGGAACTTGGCTGTGCCAATTCGTCGCAAATTCCGTACCGCTCCAGATACACATCCAAGAATTGCGGCGGCAAGACCGACCTTCACGCCACTGGAGTAACCGACGTACTTCAGCTATTTGCACCGTCCGCCACAGTCTACGGCTACGATTCCGACCATATTTCCTCAACAGGAGGCCCCGACAATCCAATGTCGTCCTCGTTCAGCCCGAAGATTTACATCGGGACTGTATCCCTCGGTTATGCTTACGACAACAAATACACCAACAAATACGAAAGCGTCGATGCCGCATTCGACAACTACATCTACAACACCGGCGTTACAGCGTTTATCAATGCTGGAAACCTTCAGAACGACGCTGACAGGCAACCGAAGGCCACAATCCACTCCCCCGGTAAAGCAGCTAACGCCATTACCGTCGGTGCCGCGGACCCATATTTGCAATACAGTCCGACAGGATCGCTCGGTTACAACTACCTGCAATACAGCTGCCACATAAATCCTGAAACCGGAGCTCCAAAGCCAGAAATCATGAACTTGGCCGGTTTCTACGACGCCGTATTCCCATCTGAATACGGTCATACGTTCAACGGAACGAGTTCTTCCACGCCGTTCTCTGCCGCCATGGCTGCAGTCTTAATGAGCAAGAGCTCATTCATTAAAGGACATCCCGAAGTGGTCAAGCCCATATTCCTGACATCGACAGCGGGCCACGTCTTCAACAATAGAGATACCGATGGCGGTGCTGCACCGGGCATTCCGTCATTCGATCTCATGGCATACAGCAAGAGCTATTCTGGCTACTGGCCCAAAGGCAATGATCAGACCTTATTCAAGGACGGCAACGGAAATAGCAAAAATCTGGAAGTCACCCTCAACAACCTCGTGGCCGGGGAAAAATACAAGTTGGCAGTTGCTTACTTAACGAAGGGCAGCACAGTCAAAAAGTTAAAAAAGCTGCCGCTAAACTGGAACGTCTCCGTATATCAAAACGGCAAGTCCATCAGCAGTTACACAGCCAACAACAACAATCAGCAATATATCATGCAAACATTCACGGTACCGAAATCGGGAAGCGTCACGATCCGCATCAAGCGTAATTCCAACGCCGCTCCGGATGACAAGATTGCTATCGGTTACCATATGGTGAAGGTACCCTAA
- the rimO gene encoding 30S ribosomal protein S12 methylthiotransferase RimO, translating into MPTKKPKVFVVHLGCAKNQVDAENLVGEMLHAGFVTCDSAAKADYILVNTCGFIEAAKEESINAILSQAKAKKAKQKLIVAGCLSGRYGEELMKELPEVDYWVGTYKPGELLKKMGIVAPQGCEAENLARMNLGGFPHHAYLKIAEGCNRRCAYCAIPLIRGKQDSRSIEDIVAEAKNLEAQGVKEITLIAQDTTYFGREKGKKGGTLAQLLRAILDNTNIPWIRMLYWYPMFVDDELLDLMANEPRLVKYVDMPIQHASDKMLKYMKRNYRKAELVDLLHKIRERIPGVTLRSTVLVGFPGETHEDFEELMELLQDVQFDHLGGFVFSPEEGTPVMEMDLPAVDESDARARLEAVTDFQEELAAEYAENMIGKTVKIIIDQVAEESEYHFYGRTEGNSMENDDIVKVIEGDGDVGEFHNALVVDAEPHELIVKIVD; encoded by the coding sequence ATGCCTACTAAAAAGCCAAAAGTATTTGTCGTGCATCTCGGATGCGCCAAGAACCAGGTCGATGCAGAAAATCTCGTCGGCGAAATGCTCCATGCAGGTTTTGTCACTTGCGATTCCGCAGCCAAAGCAGATTACATCCTCGTGAATACTTGCGGATTTATCGAAGCCGCCAAGGAAGAATCCATCAACGCGATTCTCTCACAGGCGAAGGCGAAAAAGGCAAAGCAGAAGCTGATCGTGGCCGGTTGTCTCAGTGGTCGCTATGGCGAAGAACTGATGAAGGAACTGCCCGAAGTGGACTACTGGGTTGGCACCTACAAGCCTGGCGAACTTTTAAAAAAGATGGGCATTGTCGCTCCGCAGGGTTGCGAAGCCGAGAACCTCGCCCGCATGAACTTGGGCGGATTCCCGCACCATGCTTATCTGAAAATTGCAGAAGGCTGTAACCGCCGTTGCGCCTATTGTGCCATCCCCCTGATTCGCGGCAAGCAGGATTCGCGTTCAATCGAAGATATCGTTGCCGAAGCAAAGAACCTCGAAGCGCAGGGCGTCAAGGAAATTACTTTAATTGCACAGGACACGACTTACTTTGGACGTGAAAAGGGCAAGAAAGGCGGCACACTTGCACAGCTCTTGCGAGCCATTCTGGACAACACGAACATCCCGTGGATCCGTATGCTTTATTGGTACCCGATGTTTGTGGACGATGAACTTTTGGACTTGATGGCTAACGAACCGCGCCTCGTGAAGTACGTGGACATGCCGATCCAGCATGCAAGCGATAAAATGCTCAAGTACATGAAGCGCAACTACCGCAAGGCTGAACTCGTCGATCTTCTGCACAAAATCCGCGAACGCATTCCGGGCGTGACGCTACGCAGCACAGTACTCGTGGGATTCCCCGGCGAAACACACGAAGACTTCGAAGAATTGATGGAGCTTTTGCAAGACGTGCAATTCGACCACTTGGGCGGATTCGTCTTCAGTCCCGAAGAAGGCACTCCCGTAATGGAAATGGACCTGCCTGCCGTTGACGAAAGCGATGCCCGCGCAAGGCTTGAAGCGGTCACGGACTTCCAAGAAGAACTCGCCGCCGAATACGCCGAGAACATGATTGGCAAGACGGTCAAGATTATCATCGACCAGGTCGCCGAAGAAAGCGAATACCACTTCTATGGCCGCACCGAAGGCAACTCGATGGAAAATGACGATATCGTGAAGGTCATCGAAGGCGATGGCGACGTGGGAGAATTCCACAACGCGCTCGTCGTAGACGCCGAACCGCACGAGTTGATAGTGAAGATTGTGGATTAA